The genomic region AACAAAAAATAATTTGCTCGAACATCAAAACTCGGTGGTAGTCACTGCTGAAAGTGCTAAGAAAATCTTTGGAGAAATAAGTGTTATCGGCAAGACATTAGATATTCAGATGGGCGGTCAATTAAAACCATTTGTAGTTAGTGCTGTACTAAAAGACCTGCCTAAAAACACTAATGATAAGTTTAATATTGCTGTTTCTATCGAAAACATGCCGGATTATCAGGAAAATTTAAGCGAATGGGGAAATAGAAATCATCATGTATACGTACAATTAGAAAATGGTGTTGCCGTAACCAATTTTGAAAAAAATGCTCAAAAATTCACTAACCTTCACTTTAAAGGAGATATCGAAGATGCCGAGCGTGATGGCGCGCAACCAAATACCGAAGGAAACTTTAAAAAACTAAAGTTAATGCCGATTACCGATTGGCATTTTGTAAAAATTAAAAATCATCTTTTTGAAGTTTCCAGAAATTACCCTTACCTGATCTTTGGGATAGGAATGCTTATTATTCTAATTGCCAGCGTAAATTTCATTAATATGAGCATTGCCCGAAGCACAAAACGACTAAAAGAAATTGGCATGCGTAAAACACTAGGCGCTGCAAAAGCCCAGCTATTTATTCAATTTTGGGCAGAAAGCGTGTTTATTTTTCTTACTTCAGCAATTATTGGTTTACTGATAAGTCTTTTGGTCGCCGATCCTTTTCAGTCTTTATTTAGAGTTCCAGCTGAGTTCAGTAGTATCATAAATCCATCGATGATTCTGGGCTTTTTACTTATCCTGGCGATAATCACTTTAATCGCCGGTGGGTATCCTGCATTATTACTTTCAAAATTAAAAACTATTCAGTCACTAAAAGGAAAACTGGATATGAGTGGTAAAAATAGATTGCGAAACGTGCTGATGGTCTTTCAGTTTAGTATTGCCATTCTTTTGGTTACAGGAACTTTGGTGTTGTGGCAGCAATTACATTATATGCAGAATAAAAATTTAGGTTTCAATAAAGAACAAGTGATCGCATTTCCGCTTAACGGTAAAAAATCGGCCAGAGAATCTTTAAAATTACTACGGAATGAACTTCAGGATAATCCTAGTATTGTAAGCATTAGTGGTGCCGATAATATTTTGGGAATCGATGCTACGGGTTCCCGTTTTGAAAGTCAGATAGGATTTGAATATCAGGGTAGAAATATTAATACTAATGTACTAGCTGTAGATTATGATTATATAAAAACCTTAGACCTGAAACTGAAAGAAGGACGTGATTTTAACCGAAATTTTGCCACAGATAGTCTTAGCCTGATTATTAACGAATCAATGGCAAAACTGCTTCAGGAAGAAGAGCCTTTAAATAAAATGATCCCAATTGATGACAACAGGAATTATAAAATTATCGGGGTACTTAAAGATTATAACTTTCAGGATTTAAATAGAGAAATCGCTCCACTTACCATCTCTGTAGATCCAAACTGGGATCTTTATTATGCTTATATAAAAGTAGCTCCAAATACCGCTTCACAAACTTATGATGTGATAAAAGATGCCTGGGCTAACATAGAACCAAATGCCGAATTTGCTGCTTCTTTTCTTGATGAAAATATCGATCGCACCTTTAGAAATGAAAAACGATTAACTCGCATGATTACAAGCGGATCGATAATCGCTATTATTTTAAGTTGTATTGGGCTTTTTGCCATGTCCATCTTAGTAGTAACCCAACGTACGAAAGAAATTGGTGTTCGAAAAATTGTTGGCGCAGGAGTCACCAATATCACCTTGTTATTAACCAAAGATTTTTTAATCCTGGTGGGAATTGCTTTTGTGATCGCCACACCAATTGCCTGGTATTTTACCAACGAATGGCTACAAAATTATGTATTTAGAATTGAATTAAGCCTATGGTTTTTTATCGCGGCAGGTGTATTATCACTTTTAATTGCTGTTGCCACCATAAGTTTTAGAACTGTAAAAGCCGCGTTACAAAATCCGGTAAAATCATTACGAACAGAGTAAATTATCTTAAGTAAGCCCGCAAGGCATTTATTAGAAAATCATTTTTTATTTCGAGGCAAGACTCGGAGCATTTAATCTCGATTATCGAGTAAAATTTCATCATCATGTTCAGAAATTATATAAGACTAGCTTGGAGAAAAATTAAAGCCGATAGGCTCTTCTCTACTCTTAACATTCTTGGTCTTTCTATCGGGCTGGGAATTACTCTTTTACTATTTCTTTTTGTTTTTCACGAAAAAAGTTTCGATACGATGTATCCTAAAAAAGATCGTATTGTCCGGGTTTTGCTTCATACTACAAATCAGCAAATTTCTGAAACTTGGTGTGCGAGTCCGCCTGCCGTTGGGTCGGCATTTCAAAATGAAATACCTGAAATCGAAAAAACCGTTCGGTTTTATCATTATGCATTTGGCCAGCCTGCTTCCATTTCGGTTAATAATAAAGAACTGATTGAACCGCGATTTTTTTATGCCGATGAAGCTATAATTGATGTTTTTGATCTGGAATTTGTCCATGGAAATCCTAATACGGCTTTAGCTACACCAAATACGATCATTATTTCTGAAAGTAGCGCTAAAAGATATTTTGGAAATGATAACCCTATTGGAAAGCAGCTAAACTTAGAAAACTATAAGGATTTTGAGATTACCGGAGTTTTTAAAGATTTCCCAAATAACAGCACTATAGATTGTAATACTATTGCTTCATTTCAATCTACCAATTTTGCCAAAAATCCTACCTGGGACAATGCGAGCTTTGAAACATATGCATTACTTTCTAAAAATGCTGATCTACATTTGGTAGAAAAAAAGATTGCAGCGCTAATTAAAAAAGAGGTTAGAGACCTCTGGTACACCTTTTCTTTACAGCCATTCACTAAAGTCCATTTGTATTCGGCAAATTATTCTGATTCGTATAGTGCCCAAATTGGAAATATCGAAGAAGTACGAAATCTTAGCTTTTTAGCCATACTTATATTGATTATTGCCTGCATCAATTATATGAATTTGATTACTGCAAGATCACAAAAAAGACATAAAGATATTGGGATTAATAAAACGCTGGGAGCTTCTACAAAATCGATCATTTTACGTTTCTATGCTGAAACGGCCTTAATTACACTTATTTCTATCTCTTTTAGTATCATTTTGGCCATTATTGCAGTACCATTATTTAACCAGATCACAGGAATATCGCTAGATTACAGAAATTTATTTTCGCCGCAATTTATTATCAGCCTTTTTGTGATCTGGGCAGTAACCAGCCTTATTGCCGGTTCTTATCCTGCGCTGCATTTATCCCGAATTGCACCGCAGATAGTCGTAAAATCCGGGTTTAAATCTAAAACTTCAGGTTTATTGATTAGAAAAGGCCTGGTTATTTTTCAGTTCACAGCATCGATTATTTTGATTATTGGGGTTTTAGTCGTTTACCAACAAATAAACTTCATTAAAAACAGAGATTTAGGCTTTAATCCAGATAAAATTCTGGCTGTATCTATTGGAGCAGCAGAAAATAAAAACAGTATAAACAGCTTAAAAAATAAGCTTCAAAATTCATCGAATATCATTGGGGTAAGCAGTGCCCAGGGATTTCCGGGAGTAGATGTTAGCGGTAGAAATATTATTAATCCTCTTACCGGCAATAGTTATAATATTAAAACCAACAATGCAGATTCAGAAATAATAGACGTACTTAATCTAAAGTTACTGGCCGGCGAAAAACTTCCAGAAACAAAAGCTAAGAACGATAGTATTGTAGATGTGATATTGAATAAAAAAGCGGTTGATTTTTTAGGAATATCACCTGAAGAAGCTATTGGTAAAAAAGTAAAATTAAGCCTGGGAAATAATTCTTACGTTAAAGGGGTTGTAGATAATTTTAATTACTCGTCGCTTCGAGAAGGTATTGGCGCTTATGCATTTCATAATAATGCGACGCAAGAATTTCATAACTATCTCCTGGTAAAATTTCGCGGAAATGATATCAGCGGAGTAATTGAAGAAGTAAAGGAGGATTTTGAAGATTTTATCCCAAATTCGGCATTTCAGTATAGCTTTTTGGATAAAAATTTAGAACGGTTTTATGCATCAGAGCAAAGAATGGCAAGTATCGGACTTGCATTCTCAATACTTGCAGTCTTTATCGCCTGCCTAGGATTATTTGGACTTGCTGCTTTTACTGCGGAGCAGCGCTCTAAAGAAATTGGAATCCGAAAAGTTGTTGGTGCCAGTGTCTTTAAAATCACTAAATTATTATCCTTAGATTTTCTAATGTTAGTAGCCATTTCGCTGGTATTGGCATTCCCATTAGCAGCATGGCTTATGCATTCATGGCTACAAAATTTTGCGTACCGAATAAAGCTTAGCTGGATTGTATTTATAGTAGCCGGTATTATTGCCATAGTTATAGCTATTGCAACAGTGAGTTTTCACGCTATAAAAGCGGCTATGGCTAATCCTGTAAAATCTTTAAAAACAGAATAGATAAATTCAAACCTTACAGGTTGGTTTCAAAAAGCTGTAAGATTTGAAAATAATAATTTTTCAAAAAAATAAAAACATGTTATTAGAATTAGACCACATTTACAAATGGGTAACTACCGGCGGAAGAAGAACATTTCTCCTAAACGATTTAAGTCTTAAAGTTGAAGAAGGGGAATTCATTTCAATTATGGGGCCGTCAGGTTCCGGTAAATCTACCTTACTAAATGTTATCGGTATGTTAGATGGCTTTCAGGAAGGTGAATATAAATTTCTGGATGAAACCATTCATAATATGAAGGAAAAACATCGCTCTAAATTATACAAAGAATACATTGGTTTTGTATTTCAGCAATATCATCTTATCGACGAGCTTACCGTCTACGAAAACATCGAGACGCCGCTTTTATACAAAAGTGTAAAATCGAATGAACGTAAAGCACTGGTTGGTGATATGCTGGATCGCTTTAATATTGTAGGAAAAAAAGACCTTTTCCCAAATCAACTTAGCGGTGGCCAACAACAATTGGTAGGAATTGCGAGAGCATTAATTTCTAAACCCAAATTAATCCTTGCCGATGAGCCTACCGGAAACCTCAACTCCAAACAAAGCGACGAAATTATGCAGCTTTTTAAACAATTAAACGAAGAAGATGGGGTGACCATCATCCAGGCCACACACTCAGAAAGTAACGCAGCTTATGCCTCTAAAATCATCAATCTTTTAGACGGTAGTATCGCAAAATCTTAATATATGGACTTAAAATCATCAATCATCATACTCATCATTATTTGCCCATTTTTAGGTAGATCGCAACAAGATTCGGTCGTACTCAATCTGGAGCACTGTATCACTTTAGCTTTAAAAAATAATCCTGATCTAAAATCCCGAAAATTAAATTCAGAATCGGCCACTGTGAATTTTAAACAAAGTCGAAATGAATTTTTACCCAGCTTAAACGGAAGCATATCTGGCGGAATTACGAACGGGCGAAGTATCGACCCCTATTCTAATGATGTGATCGAACAACAACTGAATTACTCGAACGCCGGACTAAATCTTAACGCTATCGTTTTTGACGGATTTAGATTGCTAAACCAGTTAAAAAGGGATAAGCTGAATATTAAAGCTGCTGAAGCTGAAGTGCAGGAAGCACGTCAAAATCTTATTTTAGATGTCACCATGGCTTATCTGGGTATTTTAAACGCTGAAGATTTATTAGAACTCGCAGAAATCAGGCGCTTAAATACCCAAAGACAGCTGGATAGATTACAGAAATTAAATGAAGAAGGAAATGCAAATCCGGCAGAATTCAACAATATCAAAGGTCAATATTCGGCTGACGAAAACAGTGTTATTGATGCTGAAAACAATCTGAAACAATCGGTTTCTCAGCTAGCACTTTTACTAAATATTGATTACAAAGTTTTCCCAGAAGCGTATCATTCGCTTGAAGTTTATGAAAAGTACAATTTAAGTGCTGATCATGTTTTTAAAGAAGCGGTGCAAAACCTGGCTACCTTTAAAGCCCGGGAATTCCGAATTAAAGCTGCAGAAAAACAGGTGAAAATTGCCCGTTCCAATTATTATCCACAGGTTGGATTATTTGCGCAATTAAACACGAATTATTCCAGCACAGCACGTACGTTTACAGAAAATGGAAGTGAAATCGTTGAAACCGGGAGTTATATTCAGTATAATGGGCAATCGTTACCAGTACTGGCGAGCCAGATTCAGTATGCAACGGCCGATATTTCATTTTTAGATCAGTTTTCTAATAACCTCAATTCAGGTGTAGGGGTTTCTATAAGCATTCCTATCTTCAATGGATTCCGAGCTAAAAACAATGTCGAATTGCAAAAAATCAATCTAAAACAATCCGAAATTGAACTCGAAAGTACCAAAAATCAGTTTAGACAACGTATCATCCAGGTTCACGCTGATATGGAAACAGCTTACCAAAAATGGCAAAATTTAGAAGAACAGGTGGATGCCTATCAGGAAAGTTTTAGGGTTAATGAGATTCGATATAACGCTGGTGCTTCTACCATTGTAGAGTATATCGTAAGTAAAAACAGTTTAGACCAATCCAGAATTAACCTGGCTAATGCTAAATTTCAATATTTACTCCGAGTAAAAGTGATGGAATATTATCGCGGAAATATGGAAACGGGATCGTAGCTTTTAGTGAGCAATATTTATTAGATAATGTCATTACGACTGAAGCAGAAATCTCAAACTCAACATTCCAAAAGAGATCTCTCCACTTCGGTTGAGATGACAAAAACTCTCTGTCATTTCGAGCGTAACGAAGTGAAGTCGAGAATTCTCAAACTCAACATTCAAAAAGAGATCCCGCCACTACGGTTGAGACGACAAAACTCTCTGTCTTTTCGAGCGTAACGGAATGAAGTCGAGAATTCTCAATTTTAGTAAAAGACCATTCATAATTCAAAATTTTCCATACTTTTCAGTCTTAAAACAATCCTGTAAAATGCAATTAGAAACCAACCGACTCCAAATTGTAAGTTTTGAAGCCGAATTATTTATGCCGCTTTATCAACTGTTTTGTAAAAATGAAACCGTAATGCAGTCGGCTTTTAAAGGTAGAACACTTACCAAAAAGGAGTTTCTGGACATTTTAGCCAATGATTTTATTCTGAATGATACTGATAGCATAGGTTTTGTGTGCGTTCTGGATAAAACCACAGATGATTTTGTAGGTTTTACAGGCTTAATTCCGTGTGATTTTCTTGGAGATAAAAACGATCTGGAATTTGGTTTTGTACTGCATCAGGAGTATTGGGGAAAAGGTTTTGCTACCGAAATTGGACAATTCTGGATTGATTTTGCTAAAAATGAGCTTCAAAGACCTCGAATTTTGGCGGCTGCGAGCCCAAAAAATCATGCATCCATAAATGCTATTAAAAAACTTGGATTAACTGAAGTCAAAGAAATCGCTTCCGATGATCGTGGAACACGATTAGTATTTTTAAAAGAATTTTAAAAGCCGAGGCAAGTGCGCAAGGTAATTAATAGTAAACCTTTCTATAATTTTAGAGAATACTTAGTGATGACATTGCGAGTCAGGCACGGGATCCTAATTATAGGCTATCAAAATTCAATAAAAACATCGGTTTACATATTTCTAAAACAGCCTCTCAAAACTGAAAGGCTGTTTTATACTATTTTATCTTTATAATTCATATAAAACGGCACCGCCCTCAGGGAGTAATTCAATTTCTAATGTGCCGTTACTTTTGATTTTCGAGGTTTTATAGCCTGCTGTTTGATCTTTATTATCATAAAGATGTTTAACCTCTTTTCCTGCAAGCATAGGTAGCTCTAATGCTATTTTTCGCTGCTCTTTTGTGGCATTGCTAACCGCAACATACCACCGGTCACCTTTTCTACGTGCCAGGGCACAATAATCTTCAGGTTCTCCGCCAATGTAAATGGTTTCATCCCAGACCGTTGGTACTTCCTTTATAAAATCCAAAACATGATCCGGCTGCTCTTCCAGATTATTTGGAGTTAAACCGAAATGCTGAATTGGCGAAAAGTACAACACAGAAGTTGCCAGCTCAAAAGCATCTGTAGTACTTCTTATGGTGCCGTTTTTCTGCTCCCTGGACATTTTCTGATTTAAGAACACGGGGGCAAAATCCATTGCTCCAACCGCATTTCTTATAAAAGGTAATATTGTTGAATTTAAAGCATGTTTATCTAAAGCATCCTGACGGAAGATTAGATTTTCTGAAGCCAAAACAGCCTCTGAAGTCACATAATTTGGATACATTTTTTGCCAGCCTCTTGGAAGCGTACAACCGTGAAAAGTAATTCCCAGTCCGTAGTCATTAGCATCTGTCAAAATATCTTCATATAACTTCATGGTGGTTTGTTTGTCTCCTCCAAAGAAATCAATTTTCAAACCTTTCACACCTATTTTTTGCAGCCATTCCATTTCCTTTTTCCTGGCGATACTGGTATTCATTTTATCCTGTGGTGTTTGTGGTGCTTCATTCCAATAACCATTAGAATTATACCATAGCAGCACCTCTACATTTTTGGACCGGGCATATTTTACCAGTTTTTCCATTCTTTTGTGACCAATATTATTATCCCACCAGTTATCGATTAAAACATATTCAAATCCCAAACTCGAAGCCATATCGATATATTTAATCTGATCGTCATAATTAATACTGTTATCCTGCCAGACGATCCAGCTCCAGGCGGCTCGTCCCATTTTATAATCGATTGTAGGTTTATATTTTGGTTCTACCAAATCGAATGCTACGGTAGATTCTACAATTGGTTTTAAACTTTCCCCCAAAGTGATGGTTCGCCACGGCGTTTTTGCCGGCATAGCCATCGCTGCAAACGCATCACCAATACTGTTATTTTCTCCTTCCTGAGGAAATTCTACCGTAAAAACCCCATCTTGTGTGGATTCACTTAATCTACTGCCCGGATAACCTCCGTCTACCCCGGTTTCAGAAATCAAAACCCATCCTTTTTCACCTAATTTGAATAAAGCAGGAAATGTATATCCTACTCCGTAAGTTGATGGTTCTCCTAATTTTTCACCTAGGGTATACTCCTCTTCATAAGAGGGTTTAGTTTCCATCCAGCCCGTCATTGGTAATGCTTGCGGCGTAATATATGTAGTTGCATAATCTGGTAAATTAAAACCTGAAGCTTCTTCAAAAATCTTTACATTAGATCGCCCTGCTTTCGATTTTAGTGTATACGAATAAGCCACATCGCGATTAGAAACTCTAAAATAAACAAACAAGGTATCCTGATGCTCATTTATAAACTTCGAAACCAACTCGGTTGCTTTATAATCTACATGACTAACTTTAGCACGATCGAGATCGTATGAATTTTCGATCGTATTTACTTCAGCAGAAATAAATTTTAGTTGAGATGAAAAATCTCCTAACGAGGTCTTTAAACCTAAAGGTGAATCTTCTAAAAACTGCGCTTCGGCATAATGAATATCGTAAGATACTTTTCCGTTGTTTTCATGTACCTGCAATTGTATTTTTTGATCTGGACTTTTAATTTCTGCCACCTGTGCCTGTATCGCATTCGCAAAAATTAAACACCCTATAGAGAGAACAAATTTTACTGATTTCATTTTTATAATTAGAGTTAAATTGGAGGATAGTTTTATACTTAAATTGTTTTGGAAGATTTACTTTTTTGAAGATACTATAATTTTGTTTTTGCTATCATCTACTTCCAGCAAAGCAGGGATTCGAATATAATTCCCCCTGGCACCTACGCGATGACTATGAAGTGCCATTAACAACTTCCCTTCAAAGGTTTTAAACATCATCCCATGCCCAAAATTAGGCGGAGTAATGGGATCTTTTTCCTGGATCCAGGGACCGTCTAAAGTGCCGCTTTCAGAATAAGCTACTCCCTGAACATAATCTCCAAACACCCAGCTTGTCCAAATCATCCCTAATTTTCCGGTTTGTGTTTCGAACAAAAACGGGCCGTCAGTTACTTTATTTGGTTTTATTTTTCCATCTTCCGTGCGCTCTTTACTCCATGGGGAATCACTTGCTTTAAATAGCAATTCGCCTTCACCTATCGAACCACTTAGGTCGGGTTTTAGCTGGATTTTCTCTATCGTACCGTCCCAGTTTTGCAGCCATTCATAGCAATAAACCATATAAGGCTTATTATCTTTATCTATCCAGAAGGTTCCATCTAAAGTTGGTTTATCTGCCGGAAGATAGGTTTTATCTTCCATTGGTTTATAAGGACCCTCTGGCGAATCACTTACCAGAATATGGCTGGCACGACGTTCAATTTTATTGCCTTTCACCGTATCTATAATGACTTCACGATTGGTAAAGGTGGCAAAATAATAATATTTGTCTTTGAATTGATGAATTTCCGCTGCCCAGATCATCGGTCGCTTTCCCATCCACGAATCAGGATCGGTTTCTACCACCGTAAAAGGTCCATCCCAAAGTTTAAGATCCTTGCTCTTCCAGAGTTTACCGCCAGTACCCGTCATATAATAGGTTTGGGTGTTTTTATCTGCCAAAATAAAAGGATCACTAAGCCGAATAGAATCTATAGGGATAGCCGTTTGCACTTTTAGATTAGATTGAGCGAATAAGCCTGTCGAAAACAGAAAAAATAAGAACATCAATAACGCATGATTAATAGAGCTTCTTTTTGTTCTCATTTTTTAAGCATTTTAGATTGATGATTTTTGCTTATTTAAGATCTGATACAACGGTCACAATAGATCTTTCAGGAATAACAATATGGCTTTCACTATTCAAAGTATATGCTAAATCTTGATCTTTAGAAGTTGTATAGCTTTTAAAATTAACAATATCATTGTTATTCAGAGATTGTTTTATTTTGATTGCTTTTTCTTCAGAATTAATAATCACCAAAGTAACTTTAGATTTGGCTTTATTGATATAGGCTGAAGCAAGTAAAGAAGAATCTTTAGAAACCGAAGCTTTTATCCTTTTGCTATCAGGCTCAATAAATCTACTATAATTCCCTAAAACCCAAAGCATTTTACTCTCATAGAAATTACCGTCTTTTTTATTTTTATCAATATAAATTAATCCATCTTTATAATCATAGGGGGAAATTGCCATCCACCAATGCCATGCCGATGCATTAGCAATTGCCAAATCGCTATGAATTACTTTCGCCATATACAAAGCCGGATCTATA from Zunongwangia profunda SM-A87 harbors:
- a CDS encoding ABC transporter permease, coding for MFRNYIRLAWRKIKADRLFSTLNILGLSIGLGITLLLFLFVFHEKSFDTMYPKKDRIVRVLLHTTNQQISETWCASPPAVGSAFQNEIPEIEKTVRFYHYAFGQPASISVNNKELIEPRFFYADEAIIDVFDLEFVHGNPNTALATPNTIIISESSAKRYFGNDNPIGKQLNLENYKDFEITGVFKDFPNNSTIDCNTIASFQSTNFAKNPTWDNASFETYALLSKNADLHLVEKKIAALIKKEVRDLWYTFSLQPFTKVHLYSANYSDSYSAQIGNIEEVRNLSFLAILILIIACINYMNLITARSQKRHKDIGINKTLGASTKSIILRFYAETALITLISISFSIILAIIAVPLFNQITGISLDYRNLFSPQFIISLFVIWAVTSLIAGSYPALHLSRIAPQIVVKSGFKSKTSGLLIRKGLVIFQFTASIILIIGVLVVYQQINFIKNRDLGFNPDKILAVSIGAAENKNSINSLKNKLQNSSNIIGVSSAQGFPGVDVSGRNIINPLTGNSYNIKTNNADSEIIDVLNLKLLAGEKLPETKAKNDSIVDVILNKKAVDFLGISPEEAIGKKVKLSLGNNSYVKGVVDNFNYSSLREGIGAYAFHNNATQEFHNYLLVKFRGNDISGVIEEVKEDFEDFIPNSAFQYSFLDKNLERFYASEQRMASIGLAFSILAVFIACLGLFGLAAFTAEQRSKEIGIRKVVGASVFKITKLLSLDFLMLVAISLVLAFPLAAWLMHSWLQNFAYRIKLSWIVFIVAGIIAIVIAIATVSFHAIKAAMANPVKSLKTE
- a CDS encoding GNAT family N-acetyltransferase; this encodes MQLETNRLQIVSFEAELFMPLYQLFCKNETVMQSAFKGRTLTKKEFLDILANDFILNDTDSIGFVCVLDKTTDDFVGFTGLIPCDFLGDKNDLEFGFVLHQEYWGKGFATEIGQFWIDFAKNELQRPRILAAASPKNHASINAIKKLGLTEVKEIASDDRGTRLVFLKEF
- a CDS encoding glycoside hydrolase family 43 protein, with product MRTKRSSINHALLMFLFFLFSTGLFAQSNLKVQTAIPIDSIRLSDPFILADKNTQTYYMTGTGGKLWKSKDLKLWDGPFTVVETDPDSWMGKRPMIWAAEIHQFKDKYYYFATFTNREVIIDTVKGNKIERRASHILVSDSPEGPYKPMEDKTYLPADKPTLDGTFWIDKDNKPYMVYCYEWLQNWDGTIEKIQLKPDLSGSIGEGELLFKASDSPWSKERTEDGKIKPNKVTDGPFLFETQTGKLGMIWTSWVFGDYVQGVAYSESGTLDGPWIQEKDPITPPNFGHGMMFKTFEGKLLMALHSHRVGARGNYIRIPALLEVDDSKNKIIVSSKK
- a CDS encoding ABC transporter permease — its product is MFKNYIKIAWRNLIKDKTFTGLNIFGLSIAFAAAILLSIASVYELSFDNFHENKDRLFISYFISQNPEGAKATITQPLAMAPTLKEEVPGIKYTSRYREAYNLVKKGEKELLLDVAFLDNDYFKMFSFPIRYGTKNNLLEHQNSVVVTAESAKKIFGEISVIGKTLDIQMGGQLKPFVVSAVLKDLPKNTNDKFNIAVSIENMPDYQENLSEWGNRNHHVYVQLENGVAVTNFEKNAQKFTNLHFKGDIEDAERDGAQPNTEGNFKKLKLMPITDWHFVKIKNHLFEVSRNYPYLIFGIGMLIILIASVNFINMSIARSTKRLKEIGMRKTLGAAKAQLFIQFWAESVFIFLTSAIIGLLISLLVADPFQSLFRVPAEFSSIINPSMILGFLLILAIITLIAGGYPALLLSKLKTIQSLKGKLDMSGKNRLRNVLMVFQFSIAILLVTGTLVLWQQLHYMQNKNLGFNKEQVIAFPLNGKKSARESLKLLRNELQDNPSIVSISGADNILGIDATGSRFESQIGFEYQGRNINTNVLAVDYDYIKTLDLKLKEGRDFNRNFATDSLSLIINESMAKLLQEEEPLNKMIPIDDNRNYKIIGVLKDYNFQDLNREIAPLTISVDPNWDLYYAYIKVAPNTASQTYDVIKDAWANIEPNAEFAASFLDENIDRTFRNEKRLTRMITSGSIIAIILSCIGLFAMSILVVTQRTKEIGVRKIVGAGVTNITLLLTKDFLILVGIAFVIATPIAWYFTNEWLQNYVFRIELSLWFFIAAGVLSLLIAVATISFRTVKAALQNPVKSLRTE
- a CDS encoding TolC family protein, producing the protein MDLKSSIIILIIICPFLGRSQQDSVVLNLEHCITLALKNNPDLKSRKLNSESATVNFKQSRNEFLPSLNGSISGGITNGRSIDPYSNDVIEQQLNYSNAGLNLNAIVFDGFRLLNQLKRDKLNIKAAEAEVQEARQNLILDVTMAYLGILNAEDLLELAEIRRLNTQRQLDRLQKLNEEGNANPAEFNNIKGQYSADENSVIDAENNLKQSVSQLALLLNIDYKVFPEAYHSLEVYEKYNLSADHVFKEAVQNLATFKAREFRIKAAEKQVKIARSNYYPQVGLFAQLNTNYSSTARTFTENGSEIVETGSYIQYNGQSLPVLASQIQYATADISFLDQFSNNLNSGVGVSISIPIFNGFRAKNNVELQKINLKQSEIELESTKNQFRQRIIQVHADMETAYQKWQNLEEQVDAYQESFRVNEIRYNAGASTIVEYIVSKNSLDQSRINLANAKFQYLLRVKVMEYYRGNMETGS
- a CDS encoding glycoside hydrolase family 97 protein — translated: MKSVKFVLSIGCLIFANAIQAQVAEIKSPDQKIQLQVHENNGKVSYDIHYAEAQFLEDSPLGLKTSLGDFSSQLKFISAEVNTIENSYDLDRAKVSHVDYKATELVSKFINEHQDTLFVYFRVSNRDVAYSYTLKSKAGRSNVKIFEEASGFNLPDYATTYITPQALPMTGWMETKPSYEEEYTLGEKLGEPSTYGVGYTFPALFKLGEKGWVLISETGVDGGYPGSRLSESTQDGVFTVEFPQEGENNSIGDAFAAMAMPAKTPWRTITLGESLKPIVESTVAFDLVEPKYKPTIDYKMGRAAWSWIVWQDNSINYDDQIKYIDMASSLGFEYVLIDNWWDNNIGHKRMEKLVKYARSKNVEVLLWYNSNGYWNEAPQTPQDKMNTSIARKKEMEWLQKIGVKGLKIDFFGGDKQTTMKLYEDILTDANDYGLGITFHGCTLPRGWQKMYPNYVTSEAVLASENLIFRQDALDKHALNSTILPFIRNAVGAMDFAPVFLNQKMSREQKNGTIRSTTDAFELATSVLYFSPIQHFGLTPNNLEEQPDHVLDFIKEVPTVWDETIYIGGEPEDYCALARRKGDRWYVAVSNATKEQRKIALELPMLAGKEVKHLYDNKDQTAGYKTSKIKSNGTLEIELLPEGGAVLYEL
- a CDS encoding ABC transporter ATP-binding protein; protein product: MLLELDHIYKWVTTGGRRTFLLNDLSLKVEEGEFISIMGPSGSGKSTLLNVIGMLDGFQEGEYKFLDETIHNMKEKHRSKLYKEYIGFVFQQYHLIDELTVYENIETPLLYKSVKSNERKALVGDMLDRFNIVGKKDLFPNQLSGGQQQLVGIARALISKPKLILADEPTGNLNSKQSDEIMQLFKQLNEEDGVTIIQATHSESNAAYASKIINLLDGSIAKS